A genomic window from Caloramator mitchellensis includes:
- a CDS encoding LacI family DNA-binding transcriptional regulator codes for MVTIYDVAKEAGCSPATVSKAFNNYKSISQKTYKKIMETADKLGYTPNNSARALATKKTWLIGVVLSEELHTGITHPHFSEILQSFNTRIGEYGYDIVFISKRFGNKEESYLEHCLYRGVDGVLLAVGAKFKDEIKSILESDIKCVSVEGIYPNKYTVISDNRMGSFQALEYLYFLGHRKIAHIACPLNSVAGRERYEAYREFLESRGMEFNPKYVVEAEDFTHEAGQKAALQLLQQTFDDFPTAVYVAYDDVAYVSMTTFQEKGFRIPEDISIVGFDNIKISAFTTPPLTTIEQDRMEIGKRAADLLINLIEEKEIDEPYEIRIPTKLIMRNSCSRVAE; via the coding sequence ATGGTAACAATATATGATGTTGCAAAGGAAGCAGGTTGTTCACCAGCAACTGTATCAAAGGCTTTTAACAACTACAAATCAATAAGTCAAAAAACATACAAAAAAATAATGGAAACTGCTGATAAATTAGGATATACACCAAACAACAGTGCAAGGGCGCTTGCAACTAAAAAGACATGGCTAATAGGTGTTGTTTTGTCTGAAGAACTTCATACAGGCATTACGCATCCTCACTTTAGCGAAATACTTCAGAGCTTCAACACAAGGATTGGCGAATATGGATATGACATAGTTTTCATCAGCAAAAGGTTTGGTAATAAGGAGGAGTCATATCTTGAACACTGCCTTTACAGGGGAGTTGATGGGGTCCTTTTAGCAGTTGGAGCAAAGTTTAAAGATGAGATAAAGTCTATCCTTGAGAGCGATATTAAATGTGTTTCAGTCGAAGGAATTTATCCAAATAAGTATACAGTTATTTCAGACAACAGAATGGGAAGCTTTCAGGCATTGGAATACCTATATTTTTTAGGACATAGAAAAATAGCTCATATTGCATGTCCTTTAAACAGTGTAGCTGGAAGAGAAAGATACGAAGCATATAGGGAGTTTTTAGAATCCAGAGGGATGGAATTCAATCCTAAATATGTTGTGGAGGCTGAGGATTTTACACATGAGGCTGGACAAAAAGCCGCGCTTCAGCTATTGCAGCAGACATTCGATGATTTTCCAACTGCAGTATATGTGGCGTATGATGATGTTGCATATGTCTCCATGACTACCTTTCAGGAAAAGGGATTTAGAATACCAGAGGATATATCCATAGTTGGTTTTGATAATATTAAAATTTCCGCCTTTACAACTCCACCACTGACAACAATAGAACAGGATAGAATGGAGATTGGAAAAAGAGCAGCAGACCTTTTAATCAATTTGATTGAGGAAAAGGAAATTGATGAGCCGTATGAGATACGAATTCCAACTAAATTGATAATGAGGAATAGCTGCTCAAGAGTTGCGGAGTAA